A segment of the Leclercia adecarboxylata genome:
GCCCCCTCAAGGAACGCCCCAAAGGAGAAGCCGACGATCAGCATCTGCAGGCGCTGGTCAGGGGTAATAGAGAGTATCGATGAGCGGATGATGTCGAACTGCCCGGTTTTCACCGAGATTTTATAGACGAAGACCGCGGCGATGATGATCCACGCTATCGGCCACAGGCCGTAGAAGAAGCCATAGATGACCGAGGCCAGCGCGCGATCGACCGGCATTTTGTAGAAGAACAGCGCCACCATCAGGGCGATGGCAACGGTATATGTCGCGGCAAGGTATCCCTTCAGCTTGAGCTTAATCAGCGCAAAGAAGAAGAACAGGATAGGTAGCGAGGCGATCAGGCTTGATAGCCAGATATTTCCTGCCGGATCGTAATTTTGTTGCCAGAGGCTCATTGCAGGTCTCCTGAGGACCACACAGGGTGAGACGCGGTGAGTCTGTGCTCATCTCGGCGTCACATTATGTGTAAAAGTGGTCCTGCCAATAGTGTGATGTAGGGTTAATGACAACAAATGGTTAACCAAATGTTATTGGTCGGCAATGTGTTTGTGAGCAAAGATTATGGAAATGTGAACCAGGGAAGGATCGTTTGCGGAATTGGTTGGGCCAATTTTCTGGAGGGAAAGGGGCAGGCCGGGCAAGCATTGCGCTACCCGGCTAAAAATCAAAACTCGGTCTTGCTGAAACCCGTCATCTCTTTCAGGCCCATTTCACGGCCCAGCTCGGTCATCGGATGGACAACCACCAGGCCGCGCACGCTTTTCTTCAGCTTTCCCATATCGGCCTGTTCTTTCTTGGTGATCGCACGGCGGAACGGCAGTTTTGACAGCTTCTGCGCTTCTTTGCTCAGCTTCTGCTCTTTCACGCCACGCAGACGTTCGATTTCGGTTTCCAGCGTCGCTTTCTCTTTTTCCAGCTCGGCATATTTCTCGGCGGCATCAACCAGCGAGAGGCTGGCCTGCTGGTGGCGGATCAGATCCAGGCGGTCGCTCAGGCGTTTAATTTCGTTCTTTTCGACTTCTTTCATCACAAATAGCTCTAAAAACAGGGGAGATTACAGGGAAGGATACACCAATGTGCGCAGGCTTACTTCTGAAACGCTTTTTTTAAGCTGATTCGGGAAATCAGCTCAGTCAGGGAGAGGACCATGGTGGAGCGGACGATCTGCTGGTAGCGCTGCTTCTGCATCGCGTACAGCTCCGGGTCGCTGGTGTCAAAATGCGGCGTCGGGGGGAGGGCGGTCACGCAGTGCAGTTCGCCAAGCGGGCCGAGGATCTCGTCGTCGGTGAATGCATACTCGTTGCCGTCGTGATTCAGCTCCTCACGCAGCGCCATCAGCAGTTCGGCGTCTTCATACTCATGACGGCTAATGACGCCCAGGCCATAGATCAGTTTCAGACGCACGGATAAATCGCCCAAGGGGCCGTCACCGTCGAGCAACGGTTCAACTGCGTATTTTACCGCGTAGTCGTCTTTGCGAAAAACCTGAAGCACCAGGATATTTACCGCCTCGGTTAATAACTCGACGGCGGATATCAGGAAACTTCGAACGGTTTTGCCAGCATTCAGACGCTCCAGCACACGGTTTTCAAAGGCCTGGGTTTGTTCCATTATTGCCTGCATATCTGACAATCTATCTTCCGGGCGCAGGATGACCTGCGCCAGTTCCTGCATCATTTGGTTGCGTTATATACGGTCACCGCCTCCACAACCACGTCGCTGTTGGCATCCAGACCGGATACCTGCGCCAGCGCGGCCTGTGGACCCTGCTCGTCAATCAGCTGCGCCAGCTCCTGCGCCTGCGGATCTTCTTCGCTGCGGTAGTGCATCGCGGCGGCAATGCCTTTGACCAGACTGGTGTGCGGCAGACCGTATTCCAGCGTGCCGAGCAGCGGCTTGATCAGACGATCGCCCGCACTCAGTTTACGCAGCGGCTGACGGCCCACGCGCTCAACGTCATCTTTCAGATACGGGTTTTCAAAACGACCGAGGATTTTCTGAATATATGCCGCATGCTTATCGGCATCAAAACCGTAGCGTTTAATCAGTACCGCGCCGCTCTCATCCATCGCACCTTTTACCACGGCGCGAACGTTCTCATCGAGAATGGCGTCACGAATGGTCTGATGACCGGCTGATTTACCGAGGTAGGCGGTTATAGCATGCCCGGTGTTCAGCGTGAAGAGCTTACGCTCGACAAATGCCATCAGGTTATCAGTTAATTCCATCCCCGGGATCTCCGGCAGCGCGCCTTTGAACTGGGTTTTGTCGACAATCCACTCGCTGAAGGTCTCAACAGTCACTTCCAGCGGGTCGCTGGTCGCTGAGGCTGATGGCGGAACGATACGATCCACGGCGGAATCGACAAAGCCCACATGCTCTTCAACCCAGGCTTTATCTTCGTCAGCCACGGCGGCCATAACATGGCCTTTCAGCTGAGTGGTGCCGCGCACCATATTTTCACAGGCGATAATGTTCAACGGGGCGTCGTTACCCTGGGCCTTACGTTTGGCCAGCCCTTTGGCGACGGCCGGGGCGATGCGCTCCAGCACCACCGGGCCCACCGCAGTGGTGACCAGGTCAACGTTAGCAATCAGGTCGATAACCTCATCGCCAATACTGCTGACCGCATTCACGCCGGTGACGGTTTCGATCTGCTCGTTTTCACCCACCACATGCACCTGATAGCTATGACGGGCATTCAGGGCATCCAGTACCGTCTGATTCACATCTGCGAATGTCAGCGTAATGCCCGCGTCTGCCAGCAGTTTGCCGATAAAGCCACGACCGATATTACCTGCGCCGAAATGTAATGCTTTCATTGTATTAACCTTCATCAATGTTGTTACCCGAGAGGGCTGGGGTGAGGAACCACGCGAATTTCCCCTCACCCTAGCCCTCTCCCCAACGGGGAGAGGGAAGGGAAAGACTTACTTGTTCAACAGCGCCAGGACTTCTTCGACGCTGGTGGTGTTTGCCAGACGTTCGATAACGGTTTCATCGTCCAGAGCATT
Coding sequences within it:
- a CDS encoding YibL family ribosome-associated protein, with the protein product MKEVEKNEIKRLSDRLDLIRHQQASLSLVDAAEKYAELEKEKATLETEIERLRGVKEQKLSKEAQKLSKLPFRRAITKKEQADMGKLKKSVRGLVVVHPMTELGREMGLKEMTGFSKTEF
- the mtlR gene encoding mannitol operon repressor MtlR; amino-acid sequence: MMQELAQVILRPEDRLSDMQAIMEQTQAFENRVLERLNAGKTVRSFLISAVELLTEAVNILVLQVFRKDDYAVKYAVEPLLDGDGPLGDLSVRLKLIYGLGVISRHEYEDAELLMALREELNHDGNEYAFTDDEILGPLGELHCVTALPPTPHFDTSDPELYAMQKQRYQQIVRSTMVLSLTELISRISLKKAFQK
- the mtlD gene encoding mannitol-1-phosphate 5-dehydrogenase; the protein is MKALHFGAGNIGRGFIGKLLADAGITLTFADVNQTVLDALNARHSYQVHVVGENEQIETVTGVNAVSSIGDEVIDLIANVDLVTTAVGPVVLERIAPAVAKGLAKRKAQGNDAPLNIIACENMVRGTTQLKGHVMAAVADEDKAWVEEHVGFVDSAVDRIVPPSASATSDPLEVTVETFSEWIVDKTQFKGALPEIPGMELTDNLMAFVERKLFTLNTGHAITAYLGKSAGHQTIRDAILDENVRAVVKGAMDESGAVLIKRYGFDADKHAAYIQKILGRFENPYLKDDVERVGRQPLRKLSAGDRLIKPLLGTLEYGLPHTSLVKGIAAAMHYRSEEDPQAQELAQLIDEQGPQAALAQVSGLDANSDVVVEAVTVYNATK